In Trichoderma asperellum chromosome 1, complete sequence, a single window of DNA contains:
- a CDS encoding uncharacterized protein (EggNog:ENOG41~SECRETED:SignalP(1-15)), with protein sequence MKFFIATIFATGALAISVCPTGLYSNPQCCSANILGVAALNCHTPRAPVLPGAIFEAVCSAEGGKEALCCTIPVAGQDLLCVDPVGTSS encoded by the exons ATGAAGTTCTTCATCGCTACCATCTTCGCTACCGGCGCTCTCGCCATCTCTGTCTGCCCTACTGGCCTTTATTCCAACCCTCAGTGCTGTAGTGCCAACATCCTTGGCGTCGCCGCTCTCAATTGCCATACTC CGAGAGCTCCGGTTTTGCCTGGCGCCATTTTCGAAGCCGTCTGCTCTGCCGAGGGCGGCAAGGAGGCCCTTTGCTGCACTATTCCCGTT GCCGGCCAAGACCTTCTTTGCGTGGACCCCGTTGGTACCTCTTCCTAA
- a CDS encoding uncharacterized protein (SECRETED:SignalP(1-15)), with the protein MRFSILLAIIPLAAAAVVERGNTGSWEEALNECTAKRAHCINDGNSVVDCLREYGSCLVKQG; encoded by the exons ATGCGTTTCTCAATCCTCCTGGCTATTATTCCCCTGGCTGCTGCC GCCGTCGTGGAAAGAGGCAACACGGGCAGCTGGGAAGAGGCTCTCAATGAGTGCACTGCCAAGAGGGCACACTGTATTAATGACGGCAACTCCGTGGTTGATTGTCTCAGAGAATATGGCAGCTGTTTGGTAAAGCAGGGTTAA
- a CDS encoding uncharacterized protein (TransMembrane:1 (i58-80o)), whose amino-acid sequence MAKYGDTAACLDLKETKPRWCVAKKKKSCQEKKKKGERKSKMTVLGALWASGELQRDLLCGISTLFFFFFFFFSFSPLLFSQPQQTIPLTRTSRTDFCFPPLTYPTETASVHFTPEKQSLLFYKVDHRTDQIIISMKN is encoded by the coding sequence ATGGCGAAATACGGGGACACTGCTGCTTGTCTTGACCTGAAAGAAACCAAGCCAAGATGGTGcgtggcaaagaagaagaaatcatgccaggaaaaaaagaagaagggagaaaggaaaagcaaaATGACAGTGCTTGGCGCGTTGTGGGCATCAGGTGAATTACAGCGTGACCTTTTGTGTGGCATTtccactctttttttttttttttttttttttttttccttttctcctttgcttttttctcagccgcagcaaACTATTCCACTTACACGCACATCACGCACCGACTTTTGTTTTCCCCCCCTCACCTATCCAACAGAGACAGCGTCGGTCCACTTTACACCGGAAAAACAAAGTTTACTTTTCTACAAGGTTGATCATCGAACTGATCAGATCATCATCTCGATGAAAAATTAA
- a CDS encoding uncharacterized protein (EggNog:ENOG41): MAPISPSPAISSSPTATTTETSSTSSSTASTASNTRPEPESPLSLFGITRRHCREELFVSPVRWTGRHVELLHFSFTGPFPEPTTSASAEGTEGEYSEERSGTRHLKDFFDFYYKPVMREQGIWLLITTDACPLVIYEEPLRLAVGDSIVKSLHCMAFYLKDSIKGHKVHKLPVAALVDQGRIVELRKEYLGLSRCKQWCYWNRPMCCLYQKKWKKLTPPIPLHDPFITALLIGLAQKKRRYLHEIESTEEARTGKLFCQVVHTFNSRGRCKEKREEAYWGWLYLYQADIPSTLLDMFEQPKIAPPETPYIDIRITKVNYYPLATLRARLLELMLPGNAGATAAAEATASETAVWQTVAHNVATESMVELEHGVMAQEAMAQNMTQNMVATLAAPPAAITQTAMVQPNIDHAAMAQLAMDKGTTEQTCANQNGGQKRKFEDEHHDQPSQRWPPSVYLTPVNQIY; the protein is encoded by the exons atggcgcccATTAGTCCCTCTCccgccatctcttcttcccctacGGCGACCACCACTGAGACCAGCTCgacatcttcttctactgcttctactgcttctaatACCCGGCCCGAACCTGAATCTCCCTTATCTCTCTTTGGAATCACGCGCCGCCACTGCAGAGAAGAACTCTTTGTAAGTCCAGTTCGATGGACTGGCCGCCATGTCGAGCTTCTGCATTTCTCCTTCACCGGGCCTTTTCCCGAGCCAACGACCTCCGCGTCTGCAGAAGGCACAGAGGGAGAATACTCTGAAGAGCGTTCTGGCACTCGACACTTGAAAGACTTTTTTGACTTTTACTATAAGCCTGTCATGCGCGAGCAGGGTATTTGGTTGCTCATCACGACTGATGCGTGCCCTCTAGTCATCTA CGAAGAGCCTCTCAGACTCGCTGTTGGCGACTCCATTGTCAAAAGCCTGCACTGCATGGCATTCTACCTTAAAGATTCTATCAAAGGACACAAAGTACATAAACTTCCCGTTGCAGCTCTTGTTGACCAAGGCCGCATTGTTGAGCTGCGAAAAGAGTACCTGGGCCTATCTCGATGCAAGCAATGGTGTTACTGGAATCGTCCCATGTGCTGTCTCTACCAgaagaagtggaagaagctcACGCCACCAATTCCGTTGCACGACCCATTCATCACTGCACTCCTCATCGGACTGGCGCAGAAGAAGCGGAGATATCTGCACGAGATTGAATCCACAGAAGAGGCTAGAACGGGGAAGCTCTTT TGTCAAGTTGTTCATACATTCAATTCCAGAGGCCGATGCAAAGAAAAGCGTGAAGAGGCATACTGGGGCTGGCTGTACCTCTATCAGGCCGATATCCCATCCACGCTTCTTGACATGTTTGAACAGCCCAAAATCGCACCGCCAGAGACCCCCTATATCGATATCCGCATCACCAAAGTCAACTACTACCCGCTGGCTACCCTCCGAGCCCGGCTACTGGAGCTGATGCTGCCAGGAAACGCAGGGgcaacggcggcagcagaagcaacagcatcgGAAACAGCCGTGTGGCAAACAGTGGCGCATAATGTCGCTACAGAATCCATGGTAGAACTTGAGCATGGGGTCATGGCACAAGAGGCCATGGCACAAAATATGACACAAAATATGGTGGCAACATTAGCAGCGCCGCCAGCAGCCATTACACAGACAGCCATGGTTCAGCCAAACATTGACCATGCCGCCATGGCTCAACTAGCAATGGACAAAGGAACCACCGAACAAACATGCGCCAATCAAAATGGCGGACAGAAGCGCAAATTTGAAGATGAGCATCACGACCAACCATCTCAGCGATGGCCCCCCTCGGTATATCTCACCCCCGTGAACCAGATATACTAG
- the ATG3 gene encoding E2-like enzyme produces MNYLYSTVNTLRDRYTPVTHTSTFRNTGQITPEEFVAAGDYLVYRFPTWSWSDADSEALRVSYLPPGKQFLVTRNVPCHRRLNDDFAGDAGHEESVVNDGDDFKSKGDSGVDDDGWLRTGGLASSQPLKAREVKTVDDAGNVGDDDLYGLDDDIPDMEDEEEDDAVLRIEPGNTARRTYNLYIMYTPYYRTPRLYLSGYQASGHPLPPMKMMEDIVGDYKDKTVTLEEFPFFANHVRMASVHPCKHAPVMKSLLDRADAALRLRREKLRASKKQSGDGKDVEGLTSELDNLDVKGAQDSADKDEWEEVQENEVDDQEVAIRVDQYLVVFLKFMASVTPGIEHDFTMGV; encoded by the exons ATGAATTACCTCTACTCCACGGTCAACACACTGCGTGACCGCTACACGCCGGTGACGCACACGTCGACCTTTCGCAATACAGGCCAAATTACCCCCGAAGAGTTCGTCGCTGCGGGAGACTACCTCGTCTACAGGTTCCCGACCTGGTCCTGGAGCGATGCCGACTCCGAGGCCCTGCGCGTCAGCTACCTGCCTCCCGGAAAGCAGTTCCTCGTTACCCGAAACGTGCCGTGCCACCGCCGGCTGAATGACGACTTTGCCGGCGACGCTGGACATGAAGAATCCGTTGTGAATGACGGCGACGACTTCAAGAGCAAGGGTGATTCTGGCGTCGACGACGATGGCTGGCTTCGGACGGGAGGGTTGGCGAGCTCGCAGCCGCTCAAGGCGCGTGAGGTCAAGACGGTAGACGACGCGGGCAACGTTGGTGACGACGATCTGTATGGGCTAGACGATGATATTCCGGATatggaagacgaggaggaagacgatgctGTTCTTCGTATCGAGCCTGGCAATAC CGCTCGCCGCACTTACAACCTCTACATCATGTACACACCGTATTACCGAACGCCGCGCCTCTACCTCTCTGGCTACCAGGCCAGTGGCCACCCTCTGCCGCccatgaagatgatggaagaCATTGTCGGCGACTACAAGGACAAGACGGTGACACTTGAGGAGTTCCCCTTCTTCGCCAACCACGTCAGAATGGCCAGCGTGCACCCTTGCAAGCACGCTCCCGTGATGAAGTCGCTGCTGGACCGTGCCGACGCCGCGCTTCGTCTCCGCCGAGAGAAGCTGCGTGCGAGCAAGAAGCAGTCTGGGGATGGAAAGGACGTGGAGGGCTTGACGAGCGAGCTGGATAACTTGGACGTCAAGGGCGCTCAAGATTCTGCCGACAAAGATGAGTGGGAAGAGGTGCAGGAGAATGAGGTGGACGACCAGGAGGTGGCTATTCGAGTAGATCAGTACCTGGTCGTCTTCTTAAAG TTCATGGCCAGCGTCACGCCTGGAATCGAGCACGATTTCACCATGGGTGTCTGA
- a CDS encoding uncharacterized protein (EggNog:ENOG41) — MRLAQSSTATALAAAAAVSAASSSYDTCCARLAAALGDDIVTTTPFAETDYFSIQESSLVPACIVRPRSAQHVSKAVTILTTSRVPGCQFAVKGGGHTPAGGSANIQGGVTIDMKFLNATVLSEDKTSVAVGAGAVWNDVYGYLGDFNLAAAGGRNGGVGVGGLLLGGGISHFSPRVGWACDTVVEYEIVLANGTLVTVSGTSYPDLYRALKGGGNNFGVVTRYTLTAFPQGNMSVNTISYDVSQIGAVFDAFTDIAASPNFDPYVSLQTDLLYVPAAKAWSVTSSASYTKPVLHPEVFSGLEAVPSISNTSEITAVAALAAENPTPPLNWLFATLTFGTSSETMLGIFNALNGSLYDFNPAGGVTWSFAFEPLPSVMLSHSAATGGNVLGLEPEDGNGVSKLLRPGIFSRHVLVVHALTIYLPMGLTLTPTVLLVSALWPNSSSNDSVYRKGRDTFAAIKAVAERKGMLRKFEYLNYAGPHQAPLASYGTDNLDYLRKVSKKYDPTGVFQRKVPGGFKLW; from the exons ATGAGACTCGCACAATCGTCCACAGCCACTGcactggcggcggctgcggccGTATCGgcggcttcatcttcatacGACACATGC TGCGCTCGTCTCGCCGCCGCTCTCGGCGACGACATCGTCACCACCACGCCCTTCGCCGAGACCGACTACTTCTCCATCCAGGAGTCGTCCCTCGTGCCCGCCTGCATCGTCCGGCCACGCTCCGCACAGCATGTTAGCAAGGCGGTGACGATCCTCACCACGTCGCGGGTGCCGGGCTGCCAGTTCGCCGTCAAGGGCGGCGGCCACACACCAGCCGGCGGCTCTGCCAACATCCAGGGCGGCGTGACCATCGACATGAAGTTTCTGAACGCGACGGTGCTGAGCGAGGATAAGACCTCGGTCGCCGTCGGGGCAGGCGCCGTCTGGAACGATGTATACGGCTACCTGGGCGATTTCAATCTCGCTGCCGCTGGTGGGAGGAACGGCGGCGTCGGTGTTGGTGGGCTGCTCCTGGGCGGTGGCATCTCGCATTTTTCGCCGCGCGTTGGATGGGCGTGCGATACTGTTGTTGAGTACGAA ATCGTCCTCGCAAACGGCACCCTCGTGACCGTCTCTGGGACCAGCTACCCCGACCTGTATCGCGCGCTCAAGGGCGGTGGAAACAACTTTGGCGTCGTCACGCGCTATACGCTGACGGCGTTTCCGCAGGGAAACATGTCGGTCAACACAATTTCGTACGACGTATCCCAGATCGGTGCCGTGTTCGACGCTTTCACCGACATCGCCGCCTCGCCAAACTTCGACCCCTACGTGTCCCTCCAGACGGACCTGCTGTACGtcccagcagccaaggcatgGTCGGTGACCAGCTCCGCCAGCTACACGAAGCCCGTGCTTCACCCAGAGGTGTTCAGCGGCCTCGAGGCCGTGCCAAGCATCTCCAACACTTCCGAGATCACGGCCGTGGCAGCGCTGGCTGCGGAGAATCCCACTCCACCGCT GAACTGGCTCTTTGCCACGCTAACGTTCGGGACCTCGAGCGAGACCATGCTGGGCATCTTCAATGCTCTAAACGGATCCTTGTACGACTTCAATCCCGCCGGTGGTGTCACATGGAGCTTTGCCTTCGAGCCCCTTCCATCTGTGATGCTTTCGCATTCCGCCGCCACTGGGGGAAACGTTCTCGGGTTGGAACCCGAGGATGGCAATGGTGTCAGTAAGTTGCTCCGCCCTGGAATCTTCTCGCGCCATGTACTTGTTGTACATGCACTCACTATATACTTGCCCATGGGTCTGACTCTGACACCAACAGTCCTTCTCGTGTCTGCCCTCTGGCCGAACTCGAGCTCCAACGACTCCGTCTACCGGAAAGGCCGAGACACATTTGCGGCTATCAAGGCGGTCGCCGAGCGAAAAGGGATGCTGCGGAAGTTTGAGTATCTAAACTATGCAGGCCCGCACCAGGCACCGCTGGCTTCTTACGGGACGGACAACCTGGACTACCTCCGCAAAGTCAGTAAGAAGTATGACCCGACCGGAGTATTCCAGCGCAAGGTGCCTGGCGGCTTCAAGTTGTGGTGA
- a CDS encoding uncharacterized protein (EggNog:ENOG41), producing MTSCVSRPSLQMAAIFSCEMCSEAYASPADLDHHRQIHDIDNDPGRIAVSVACNTSKAKLTTVDQACTGKDVATPAVTTRCFFFCSTCNTRVESPRSLRRHNEQFHLSNIKAFVDENLPGTCQRCHRHSIECDCTPPYQSSVMSDTSEGYTLPSLELSWSPGSASGSSTSQEQSPTSPAQPSNSLPCLAATVFSPQYVAHMPPIPESDAIQTGDVSWIDFLAPVERREPCVENAGFEDSNFSPLTDHFWQRPVDMHLSGYNSPGDVLAVSLESLRLLFDAGGVPRRYEAVEEQTIYLPAMNLLNQLCANYFVHWQQNQPVFHFSTWSFIEYPMALVSAMACVGSIFSKDCEVIRQASYISERCTSEINSLTKAPFPQYRDTEYIAALCIHQTYLIGSSHDQIHHHADRVRSYMIQGLQHQNLLGPNALNPGNILPRPSLDPDVVHKEWRAWADHEQKLRVAWMVFEYDCSLALLTGRPCAIALGHLPKVFPCEDALYNAPNAYAWAELLLSDSSLQGPLVSNVITLALDRLKLPHAVSSWTKRLCAHILERLLRGLLDPYQRTITIASALEINLHFTSSLSSIQMQLLWSISFLGKSASIYHQSPAAINITRDADDFSLSSRLKVIRHSDHFGLCTRILYTIRFITLAAISSPPCSYHTELPLMQQRLIQEFANAPYHARLYVYNAGQIFRVTRENPLVTPVDYLRIFTAYLAILAFVKYGPSSENDMSGGDPFQADVFPFFPTSSDKWLEFGGPATIGDCGVFYPGCSTEQIMRDASSQLCSSYGWKLKRRFYHVLVRFNALGARRD from the exons ATGACTTCTTGCGTTTCTCGGCCATCCCTTCAGATGGCTGCCATCTTCAGCTGTGAAATGTGTTCTGAGGCCTACGCCAGTCCAGCAGACTTGgaccaccaccgccaaatTCACGACATTGACAATGATCCCGGTCGTATTGCTGTCTCAGTCGCCTGCAACACATCCAAAGCCAAGTTGACCACTGTTGATCAAGCCTGCACTGGGAAAGATGTTGCTACTCCAGCCGTTACTACGcgctgtttcttcttttgttctacATGTAATACCCGGGTGGAATCGCCTCGCAGTCTGAGAAGGCACAACGAACAGTTCCATCTTAGCAACATCAAGGCTTTTGTGGATGAGAATTTGCCCGGCACGTGTCAGCGCTGTCACCGCCACAGCATTGAATGTGACTGCACACCTCCCTATCAGTCAAGCGTTATGAGTGATACATCTGAGGGCTATACGCTACCAAGCCTAGAGCTGTCTTGGAGCCCTGGTTCGGCTTCCGGATCGTCTACATCTCAGGAACAATCGCCTACCAGTCCTGCCCAGCCCTCCAACTCTCTCCCGTGTTTGGCTGCTACTGTGTTCAGTCCTCAATATGTTGCTCATATGCCGCCTATTCCAGAATCAGATGCCATCCAGACAGGTGATGTCAGTTGGATTGACTTTCTAGCTCCCGTCGAGCGACGCGAACCTTGCGTTGAAAATGCTGGGTTTGAAGACTCCAATTTTTCCCCGTTAACCGATCATTTTTGGCAGAGGCCGGTTGATATGCATCTCAGTGGCTACAATTCTCCAGGAGATGTGCTAGCTGTATCACTGGAAAGTCTAAGGCTTCTATTTGATGCAGGTGGCGTTCCACGTAGATACGAAGCGGTTGAAGAGCAGACTATATACCTCCCTGCGATGAATCTGCTCAACCAGCTTTGCGCCAACTACTTTGTCCACTGGCAACAGAACCAGCCCGTCTTTCATTTTTCTACGTGGAGTTTCATCGAGTACCCTATGGCGCTGGTCAGCGCAATGGCTTGTGTTGGCTCGATCTTTTCGAAGGACTGTGAGGTCATACGACAGGCGAGTTACATCAGTGAACGATGTACCTCGGAAATAAACAGTCTG ACCAAAGCTCCTTTTCCGCAATACCGAGATACGGAGTATATAGCTGCTCTGTGTATCCACCAAACATACTTGATTGGATCAAGCCACGATCAAATCCATCATCATGCAGATAGAGTTCGCAGTTACATGATTCAGGGTCTGCAACATCAGAATCTGCTGGGACCCAATGCCTTGAACCCAGGCAATATATTACCTCGGCCTTCTTTGGATCCTGATGTGGTACACAAGGAGTGGCGCGCGTGGGCAGACCACGAGCAAAAACTCAGGGTGGCTTGGATGGTGTTCGAGTACGACTGCAGCCTTGCGCTCCTCACTGGTCGTCCTTGTGCTATAGCGCTGGGACATTTACCCAAGGTATTTCCCTGCGAGGATGCACTTTATAATGCCCCCAACGCGTATGCCTGGGCCGAACTCCTTTTGAGTGACTCGAGTCTCCAAGGGCCTTTGGTATCCAATGTCATAACCCTTGCGTTGGATAGACTCAAACTTCCTCACGCAGTGTCTTCATGGACCAAGCGTCTTTGCGCGCATATCTTGGAAAGACTCCTCAGAGGTCTTCTAGATCCTTATCAACGGACCATCACAATTGCGAGTGCTCTAGAAATCAACTTACATTtcacctcttctctctcaagcaTTCAGATGCAGCTGCTTTGGAGTATCAGCTTTTTGGGCAAGTCGGCCTCTATATATCACCAGTCGCCCGCCGCCATTAACATCACGAGGGACGCCGATGATTTTAG CTTATCATCCAGACTGAAAGTGATTCGCCATTCTGACCACTTTGGTCTGTGCACTCGCATCTTGTACACGATAAGGTTCATCACTCTCGCAGCCATTTCGTCCCCGCCGTGTAGCTATCACACAGAATTGCCTTTAATGCAACAACGGCTTATTCAAGAATTCGCCAACGCCCCGTATCACGCTCGGCTGTATGTCTATAACGCAGGGCAGATATTCAGAGTTACCAGAGAGAATCCACTCGTAACGCCGGTCGACTACCTGCGCATCTTCACAGCATATCTCGCCATTCTTGCATTTGTCAAGTATGGCCCCTCTTCAGAAAATGACATGTCCGGCGGCGATCCATTTCAAGCAGATGTATTTCCATTCTTCCCCACAAGTAGCGACAAATGGCTTGAGTTTGGCGGCCCGGCTACGATCGGCGACTGTGGTGTCTTTTATCCCGGGTGCTCGACAGAACAAATCATGCGGGATGCGAGCAGTCAGCTCTGTAGCTCATATGGctggaagctgaagaggaggttTTATCATGTTCTGGTTCGCTTTAACGCTCTTGGAGCGCGCCGTGATTGA
- a CDS encoding uncharacterized protein (EggNog:ENOG41) — MAEGTIYTRVYSERSAGKLSSGKKPTSNALTHAELLGEFLKHANRHNREPTALISVSSRIIDTIQRAFKKYYAYDESPEDIWIAFIKAPATGHESPTSLHAAQHLAEECEPETPGIFRYEYIFEWVIPGKYVLHKVSLQTLMDRGLDWEKYVFAGDDEDEIISGDDDDKIVSTSKLRKRVAAALLPQQAWRDPWGVGICLTLFAQKFGARAPLDWVAHQLFFDCVSTKVPIDGCVVVVKKYGRNSSNMVDFDFFSELEDGIDTALHEWWLMDTEFCLDLNEFDEWRAEEEHGIIQDESDFWEAWYYPDFDGIAEEPSERERLARDEAWDKLSAKHEKIWQAIEARAVAIGL, encoded by the exons ATGGCTGAAGGTACAATCTACACACGGGTATACTCAGAAAGGAGCGCCGGTAAACTCAGCTCCGGCAAGAAACCCACAAGCAATGCATTAACCCACGCTGAGCTCCTCGGCGAGTTTCTAAAACATGCGAACCGGCACAATAGAGAGCCGACAGCTTTGATCTCGGTGAGTAGCCGGATCATCGATACCATCCAGCGCGCTTTCAAGAAATACTATGCATACGACGAGTCGCCAGAAGATATCTGGATCGCTTTCATCAAGGCCCCGGCCACTGGACATGAGTCTCCCACTTCACTCCATGCGGCACAACACTTGGCAGAGGAATGCGAACCCGAAACACCAGGTATATTCCGTTACGAGTACATTTTCGAATGGGTAATACCCGGCAAATACGTATTACATAAGGTCTCTTTGCAGACCCTGATGGATCGTGGGCTCGACTGGGAAAAGTATGTTTTCGCGGGTGACGACGAG gacgagattATATCgggtgacgacgacgataaGATTGTATCTACCTCGAAATTGCGAAAGCGCGTTGCTGCGGCTCTTCTACCTCAACAAGCATGGCGTGACCCTTGGGGAGTCGGTATATGCTTGACGCTTTTCGCACAAAAATTCGGAGCCAGGGCCCCTCTCGACTGGGTTGCTCACCAACTATTCTTCGACTGCGTGAGTACAAAGGTCCCGATAGATGGTTGTGTAGTAGTGGTAAAGAAGTATGGACGTAATTCTTCAAACAtggttgattttgatttcttttctgAATTGGAAGATGGAATTGATACTGCTTTGCATGAATGGTGGCTCATGGATACCGAATTCTGTCTCGACTTGAACGAATTCGATGAGTGGCGAGCTGAGGAGGAACACGGGATCATCCAGGACGAGAGCGACTTCTGGGAAGCTTGGTACTATCCTGATTTTGATGGAATAGCCGAGGAGCCTTCCGAAAGGGAAAGGCTGGCACGGGATGAGGCATGGGATAAACTATCGGCCAAGCATGAAAAGATTTGGCAAGCTATTGAGGCGAGAGCTGTGGCAATAGGGCTGTGA
- a CDS encoding uncharacterized protein (EggNog:ENOG41) translates to MSGDENRDRFACWGGYWPGMGAEMSTDAGTGTSATAQYSPPPMPVSVSSRSVPGAASEGTRSYAASTAPSRTIKQEDDDQPSPIPNSSGTNCDICLGLTRCQCPPSNCPCPYCAQGEPEKCIEAVVTSHRANVAAALQNEHLYIRQSLLRIESLVIESHQFIQDHERQLWKLERDAKDYEIANLRRHAEQVEQENRRLNIRISSLQEQHSQPRSTFYHTGLSVNEPPPVVHHASLPDNLSLLNSGIPRGIPRSLSDQPAGRSSSEVGIYDLPPSLSGEYMPMSPEIGHFDLFSSQGLAQNTARAASPEYSPPSPTLMMKSFHSDSSRSPKRPASVIDDGEAHLGIEAVASRASAPQGSISAPAPQQEAWSPPNKRQRSMSYDYYVVTGVNSEPGANEEELQRLTMHAGHTPNRSISSPSAAAAATAPAGPSRGDTTPTASSFLGVEGNANTRANTTSNKRIKTQLELEAKAEVEAGVETEETNTAEIYSFYKSVMGNSPPLPQRSRRMTIPEAIEGFRSQIDETFRRQSQLNGEGCTPPTNSGSSVVGSPASQRALLDAVDDNPLTGPLMIRNIPAQDELFLEVLNEKLGPISQGQDALPKVVQDLKLNPVPDDTARLEAQSDSGEEADGVLIRREPEFLPRQLGPEHVGEDEDAPVEVERPVRREDYDSDSDSGPEVTLKLRHTSNFGAPFGRI, encoded by the coding sequence ATGAGTGGTGACGAGAATCGTGACCGATTCGCATGCTGGGGCGGATACTGGCCTGGTATGGGCGCTGAAATGAGCACTGATGCAGGCACCGGCACTTCAGCAACCGCTCAGTATTCGCCTCCACCAATGCCAGTGTCGGTTTCATCGAGATCAGTGCCTGGTGCAGCCTCCGAGGGCACAAGATCATATGCTGCGTCTACTGCGCCTAGCCGCACAATCAagcaagaagatgatgaccagCCTTCTCCTATCCCTAACTCTAGCGGCACAAACTGTGATATTTGCCTCGGCTTGACTCGTTGTCAATGCCCTCCGTCAAATTGCCCCTGCCCCTATTGCGCTCAAGGAGAGCCAGAAAAGTGCATTGAGGCAGTCGTAACTTCCCACCGAGCTAATGTCGCCGCCGCTTTACAAAACGAGCACCTTTATATTCGGCAAAGTCTATTGAGAATAGAAAGTCTTGTTATTGAAAGCCACCAGTTCATACAAGACCATGAACGCCAATTATGGAAACTTGAACGAGACGCCAAGGACTACGAAATCGCAAACCTGAGACGGCATGCCGAACAAGTAGAGCAAGAAAATCGGCGACTCAACATCAGGATAAGCTCTTTGCAAGAGCAACACAGTCAGCCACGATCAACCTTTTATCACACCGGTCTGTCAGTCAATGAGCCGCCACCAGTCGTTCATCATGCCAGTCTTCCTGACAATTTATCTCTGCTCAATAGCGGCATTCCTCGGGGCATTCCTCGGTCCCTTTCTGACCAGCCAGCTGGCAGATCTTCAAGCGAGGTCGGCATCTACGATTTACCCCCGAGCCTGTCTGGTGAATATATGCCAATGTCTCCTGAGATTGGACATTTCGACCTTTTTTCATCACAAGGATTGGCACAAAACACTGCTCGCGCAGCCAGCCCGGAATATTCGCCCCCTTCGCCTACTTTAATGATGAAGAGCTTCCACTCAGATTCAAGCAGGAGCCCCAAGAGGCCAGCTTCGGTCATTGACGACGGCGAAGCTCATCTAGGGATTGAAGCCGTGGCGTCCAGAGCAAGCGCCCCTCAGGGCTCTATTTCGGCGCCAGCTCCTCAGCAAGAAGCTTGGTCACCTCCCAACAAGAGGCAACGTAGCATGTCCTATGATTATTACGTCGTCACCGGTGTCAATTCAGAGCCAGGAGCAAATGAAGAGGAGTTGCAACGGCTGACCATGCATGCTGGACACACTCCCAATCGTTCAATCTCTTCTCcgtccgccgccgccgcggctACTGCTCCCGCTGGGCCCAGCAGAGGTGATACAACGCCGACCGCCTCGTCTTTTCTCGGCGTCGAGGGCAATGCCAATACTAGGGCCAACACTACTTCCAACAAGCGCATAAAGACGCAGCTTGAACTAGAAGCTAAAGCCGAGGTCGAGGCAGGGGTCGAAACAGAGGAGACCAATACAGCAGAGATATATTCTTTCTATAAGAGCGTCATGGGAAATTCGCCACCGCTACCACAACGAAGCAGGCGTATGACCATCCCAGAGGCTATAGAGGGTTTTCGATCGCAAATCGACGAGACATTCAGGCGTCAAAGCCAACTCAATGGCGAGGGTTGTACCCCTCCCACAAACTCTGGCTCTTCCGTCGTCGGTTCTCCTGCCTCACAGCGAGCTCTCCTTGACGCCGTGGATGATAATCCTCTCACTGGCCCGTTGATGATCAGGAATATTCCCGCGCAAGATGAACTTTTCCTGGAAGTATTGAATGAAAAGCTAGGGCCCAttagccaaggccaagatgctcTCCCCAAAGTTGTGCAGGATCTTAAGCTGAATCCTGTTCCTGACGATACGGCGAGATTAGAGGCTCAGTCAGATTCTGGCGAGGAAGCCGACGGCGTTTTGATAAGGAGGGAGCCCGAATTCTTACCCAGACAATTGGGGCCAGAGCATGTtggcgaggacgaggatgccCCCGTGGAAGTCGAGCGGCCCGTTAGAAGAGAAGATTACGACTCGGACAGCGACTCGGGGCCTGAAGTTACCCTCAAGCTTAGACATACCAGCAATTTTGGGGCTCCCTTTGGAAGAATTTGA